Genomic segment of Salvia hispanica cultivar TCC Black 2014 chromosome 2, UniMelb_Shisp_WGS_1.0, whole genome shotgun sequence:
ATCAGTTCCATGACCATTTGATCcagtattttatttccaaattgacagaatatatatagggatgtattcaaatcctaacatatttttattgcaattcATTTAATAGCCATTCATTCATTCTACAAAAATGCAGTTATCAGGAGTTGTACCTGGTGCCATGGAACATGGCCGTTCAAGCATCGTCAACCAAAAACACGTGAACCTTCTTCTCAACCTCAAGCCAGCTACACCCCGGGTCCTTCTTCACTCCTCGATCCCTCATAAATTTACGGACTGTGGCAACACTATCCCACCGCCCCGCAGAGGCAAACATATTCGCCAAAAGGATATATGTCCCATCATGCTTCGGAATCATGTCAAAGAGTTTTTCAGCAGCACGGACGCCTAAGTCCACGGTTCAAATAGTCCTGGGCCTGGTTTGCAAAATAGCCAAATTGGAGCCCATTTCAACCAATGAGGCCATCCTAACTAAGCCCGCTTCGTTTCACTGGTGGGCCAGGCCTGGGCTGAGCTAGGCCGGGCGActttaatacttcctccatttaaaaatagaatttttttttttgttaattcgtTTCTTAGAAATATAAGAACTtctcattttagaaaatgaacaTCATATTCCATTACCGCTAATTCCACTATCTGGATTGAGGTGGACGCATATTTGTTCCAATGACCCAAGGCAAGTAGCTCAGCCTCAAGGCCAGATGATATATCTAGCGGTGTCCAGAATGCTCGTATGAGAGCACCATCACAACCTCGGATTAGTCCACCTCCACATGATCTATCTCCTGAGCCGAGAACCAAACGTTTGTGTTGAGTTCGATCCATCCTTGGTCCGGGGGTTTCCATTTAACCATCCAGGCTCTCTTCAGGGATGTACCAAAAGCTCACAACTGCCCTCCTCACTTGATTGTGAAGTTTGAATAAAGTTATAAactgaaaaattcaaataatcacACAGATGAATAAGCCTCATCAGATGAAGATCAAGAAGTCTGCCGGGGAACATAAGCTGGTAATTCCAGAAAAAGTTCCACCATGGCTGAATTTCACCCTCACTTTCCAATGTGAGGAACTGCAGATGCTACGAGGACATGTCAAGTCCAACGAAATAGATCTGAGTTCCTTGAAGTTCCGAAGGAATGAGAAGAACCCCAAATCCTTAATTGGTGAATtcaatcatttcttcactGGTAAAGCCTGCCATCTTAGTGAGAAGTTCACAGATTTCATCCGCTGATTCAGTAGATTGCAAGGTCAAAATCTCAACAATCTAACATGGCTTAAATACATACCCATACTTACGACACCGCCTAATGCTGCTTACGCTTGATGGTTAACCGGGCAATGCTTGAAAGCACGATGCTCAACCTCAAAATGCTAAGCAAGCACACAATCGAGCATAATGCATCAAAAAATGGACAATGTTAGTTCGATGATTAAACACTTGATCGAGCACGAACATCTTGCATCAAGTAATAGTAATTAGttgtaaatttgaaattatttattcttatcGTTCGTATGCAAATAAGGAAAACGGAAACATTAAAGCTTAAAGCTAATGATGTTCTATGAATGAGCTTTGCCGATCGCGCTACATTTACATACTCAATTAGGACAATGATACCACATGTCATGAAAAATTACGTATGTATAAATACACATGCAAGATTAGTTAACATGCAACGATTGGATGACCAAGATCTATAAGTAAACTAACAATGGACGAATAAGTTGCAATTTTTTGTACATTCTAGCACATTATTAGAAGAATCATACAATGAAAACTAATTTCATGCGGTCGAGAGAATTGGGTAGAAGGTACTTAAATAGTATACTGCAAATACAGATGTGTGGAAAAAAGAATCTCCGTTCTGCAAAACCAAATTCTGTTACTATCAATGTGAAAGGAGAAGAGAGGCAGTGGcaagcaataattaatttctacatATAATTATTTGCATTTAAACGCATAAAATTGCAGTTCACGGCAACCAGGCATGAACCCGCGCTTCGTCAACCCAAAAATTATGCAGAATGTTCCAGAGAAGAAGATCCCCTCTCGATGCAGGAAAACGCAACCGACCTCTCTGCAAAGCTCTCATCAGATATGTCAATCCAGAGAAGATCCCCTCAATTTGGGAGGCCGAATTATTTGGTTCAAGACAACTCAAGTATTCAACAGTTCAATGAACCAGTTGCAAGCcgatcaaattttgaaaacactAGGTTCACAAAGATAGTGTTTCTAAGTGTACAGTTCCtcattcatgaaaaataattttttttatattactattatacaTCCTTCAAATAATAGCCTGACATGAAACAACTCATAATGATAAGATCAAACATAAACACcacttaataataataaaaaaaaaaaagcattcAACACGAAAATGTCTCGTACACACGATAACAAAATGATATCACGTTTACACGATTCGATAACGACCAAAAAATCTAGATTAACATTATGAACAAGaatgaaattataaacaattgCCACAGTAGTTCATTTTTGTTACGTCCACTGAAATTagtccatttttatttatagatagTATCTcaacaatatttataaactCGACGACATGATAAGGCCAAACTCGAATAACACACAATAAgataacattaaaaatgaacATGAGCATGATGTAGATTGACATTATCATTTAGAATGATATCATAGAGAGCAtcccaaaatatatttactagCCACACCAGAATAGGTTGACATGATAAAGCCAAATCTGAACACCGTACGATAAAGAAACCTTAGACACGGACATGACCAGATAACCACAAAACACAAATGTAGACTAGCATTATAAACTCTGAACTCTtaagtgagaaaaagtaaggTGTCAAAATTATGCAGAAGTATGGTAATCCtaaaaagtaatttaacaTTATAAACTAGATCGAGATCGCATTATACTTCCTTTGTTTCTAAAAAAAGAGGTCATTTCTTATAGTTTTGATACATCCGCAAAACTGAGTCCATTTCAGTTCCAACTCcatgatatatataaatccataatagtcaaataataacaacaaaacaTGATCAGCTCGAACCCTAACACCACACAATAAGAAAACCTGTTATTATAATACAAAAGCCTATGACAGGCTCTCCATATCAGAggtaattaacaaaattagcCACTAAATAATGCCATTTAAGGTACAAATTGGGGCTAATTGTCACTTTATTGCAAAATTGCAAGAGATATCATAGGTGCAGTAGCAACAACAATATTACATACAACATCCCAATTATATATAGTGTGTATCAGGTCAACACGATAAGGCCAAACCCAAACAGTAAACGACAAAGAAGACTTATAACCAAAAAACTACACCACAAACAATCCTtccacacaaacacacaaatgTATACTAACTAAAACGAGATCACATTCTTGAATCCGAAATTCTTGAGTGAGAAAAGGCTAGGAGTGAAAATCAGGGCACTAACGTAATCCTTCGCAGCTGCATCCTCAAACATACCGACTTGTTGAATAGTTCGTGTCTTGTTGGAGTAGTAGATGAGCCGCTTTTCGGCCAGCAGCATCAAAACGTCACCATCTTTAAAAAGTTTAACTGGTTTAACGCACATATAATTCCAACCAAAAACAGAAGCCcgatcaaaatcaaaaccgtTACTACTCATCTTGTACAGTATAGTCCAAGATTCCTCGACATGGTATTCCTTCATCGACCAAACGACAATTTCATCTTCCCATGTGTATGAATAACAGAGACAATCCCTCAAAGTAGACAACTCCCCGGTTAGACGGCTACGTCCATTTACaggaggcggaggaggaggagcagCGAAGTTGCTAAAACATTCATTTTCTAGATCAAAACCACAAATCCGTAAGGCATGAGGCGAATAATATGATCCTGTCCAATGGATGTTGCCATTACAAACAATGTGTGCAGCTGTATAGAATCCGAGACCAGAAGCAGCGCCGGCTGCAACGCGCCTCCATGTTCCTGTTCCGAGGGTGTATACATAGTGAAAGTCGGTGTCCGCATTGATACAGACCACCTTATATTGCCCACTTATTTTGCTCACACCGAatccaaaacaaaacaacggatcaacatcatcatcatcatcaacaacaacaGCATCATCATCTAAGATGTAATCCTCAGGGCCCCATAGCTCTATATACTGACGAGTGATCGGATTGCATATAAAAAGAGGAATTTGAGAAAACCCTAACTTTGAGTGCAGAAGAAGCAATCCATTAGCAGCCATAGCCGCCAGTTGTTCTGAGTTTTCGTGAGGGATATCGAAATCTGTGAGCGGAATGTAGTGAAGATCATGGCTCTTCTCCTCATCGgcttcgtcttcgtcttcaatATCGAAAATTGAGCACCGAATTGAGTTCATCTGCTGCAAGAGAGCTAGGGCGGGTGGGGTTTTGTATTCGAAATCGTCGGAATCGAGCAGATTGAGCCATGATTTGCAAACGCACTTGCTTAACGCAATGCTTTTTATAGGGAGCCGCGAGAGGATGTTGGAGGTGATTTCTGATGGCAGATTTCTGAAGAAATTACGCTCCATTGATGGTAGAAATGGAATGCGTATGAGaatggtgaagaagaagaataagcAGCAGCGGCGTTCATTTTGGAGGACTAAATAGTGAGAAATAGGGTTTCTTCTGCTACAGTAATAAGAATTAGGGATTTCGTCAATTATTACTCTTAGTTAGTAAATAAATCTAAgaaaaatagacaaagttAATGATAGAGTTTTTAGTGGTAAACTGGTAAAGGAAGATAGAGTTAGGGAAAAGTGGTTTAAGCAAAGTTAGTGGTGTTAGtagtgtttaaaatatttcatttctagaATTGATATAGTTTTGGTGGACGTCCAAATTGTTAAAACTAACACTATcttcgtccataaaaaatagacaaaattttaaatgacacgaattttaatacgcaatttataaaataaaatcggagaagaaaaagtggtaGGAGTTATTAAtggattgtggggtccatatttttttagaggtagtatattttatgtggACAGATTTAATTTGTATGTGTATGATTAATGGTTCCATGGTCTTAGATAAATTactcataaaaatgaaattagaagTCTCATAATTCCACCATTGTAACAACTATGTTtataatatcacaataaattcATTCGAATGAAAACTTTAAACAACAATTTCTATTCGACGCGGTAAGGCCAAACCCGAATACTAAAAGACAAACAAACATTCgacaaaaattcataaatgtaGACTAatagactaaaataaaatgatccAGCAACATCAAAACATCACCATCTTTAAAGCATTTAGGCTGTTGGAGCTGGTGTTCTGCATCCTCACAAGACCTCAGCACTGAAAAAATTTCTCTTCTGGCGACAGTTTCCATTCTTTTCACGATAGTCCGTGGGATCAGTTCCTTGATTTTTTTAGGCATATTCGATCAGTTCTATCATTTGGCGTTCTGACGAGTGTATGAAAACATATTCTATCAGTTCCATCGGTCTACATGCAGTAGCCTTGTGTGCGAAGCTGTTTCAACATCGGGGCAGTTGATAGAGATCAAGACTGTATTATCTCCATTCTcttgaaatcattttcatcTGTGTATAGATTACTTTTCATGTTTGAGAATTTGTTTCCttgtttagttttatgttgatttcCTTTCCTAGTTTAGATTTTATCTTGTGTTTTTCTCTGCTAactttaattatgtgtttacTAGCATTTACTTCATAACAAACCAAAACACGATAAGAAAAGTCTCATCACGGTCACGATAACaatatgatttaataatgCGCGTTGACACGACCCGATAACACATAATGTAGATTAACGTTACAAACTAGAATGAGATTACAATCAACAACgcacattaatatatatatatatatatatagtacgtGTCGGGCGACATGATAAGACAAAACCCGGACAGCAACTAACAAAGAAACCTCAGGCACGAACTAGAAGGACTTTACACTGTAAACTCCTGATTGAAAAAAGGCTTGGAATGGAAATCGTAGCATAGGCAAGGTAATAAACTGCAGCTGCATCCTCATACCTACCAACTTGTATAGTGGTTCTTGTCTTGTTGTACACGTAGATGAGTCgcttaacaaaaaaaaattcacaatcaAAGTTAGGTTTCCaataaaaaccaaaacaaagaGCACTCATCTTGTACTCTATTGTCCAAGATTCCTTGACTCGGTATTCCTTCATCAACCATATCACAATTTCATTCTCCCGTTTGTATGAAATGCACAGGCAGTCCTTCAAAACAATCAACTCCAACTCTCCAACTCCCATCAGAGCAGAGAAGATGCTAAAACACTCTGTTTCAATGTCAAAACCACAAATCCGTAAGGGTTCCTTCGGATCATATAGTATCCAATGGAGGTTACCATTACATTCAATGTGTCCACCCAAGCAGAATCTGCAGCCAGAAACGGCGCCAGCTTCAACGCGCCTCCATGTTCCTGTTCCAAGGGTGTATATATGTTCCAGCTTCAACGACGCCATCggtggatttttattttacctttGTTTATTCACTTATCGAAGAAAAACCATAAATATTTCCAATGATTTCAGTTGAtctcaatttttcaaataGAAATGTAATTAAAGTATCTTCGTACAGGATTTCCCCATAATGGCCATGAACCGTTGCTCCTGGAGTAGCCAAATAAGGCTTAGCTGATCCTATTGCTACAGAGTCAACTTGAACAAGTATTACTTGATccgattttaattttaggtgTGGTGTGTTTTTggctaaatatatttttgcacAAATAAACTGtccaaaattcatttttgtagATTTTTCTTGACAATAATTGGGGTTGAGAAAATACcaattcaaattgaaaataatgttaCTGCACGGACGagggttataaattttttcattttcattgattaaataatattgaaatttaattacttgaaAAGTCTGTTTTAAATTGTTAAGTTGCAAATAGTTATTTACCAAGATCAGATTATGAATCATTAAATGGTAAGATGAATAAACATTCGCAATTATAAGGGTTGTTCCTAAAGGCTTCGACAATTCTTAATTGGAATTACATGatcttttgtaatttgaattaattcttTTATCGCATTACGATTGTGATATTTTACATCATTGAATGGACCCATTTGAAAACAATTAGATGATGACAAAACTATCAATGATTGGTATCCCATATTTCTATTCAACAACGTATGAAtagttcttttattttgtttaagtgGTTGTTGAATTCttattttggtttatattGGTGCAATCTGAGCCATTAGTGGGGAGAAATCCTGAGACCGGTCGGTCATTCCTTTTTCCGCTATATGAAATAGTGGATCACTCTAAGTGCTTGGCAAAAAAATCTTAAAcccaacttttatttataaaggAGTCGCTGTTGGGGTAATGAGAAGGATTTGggggagaagagagagaaattatgtcataaattaataattaaaaaaaaaattattcataaaaatgaaattagaagTCAGATAATATCGCAATAAATTCATTCGAATGAATTCGACATGACAAGTTTATACCCGGACACTAAAAGACAAATGAGCCTACAAAGACAGACAAACAAACATTCGACGCTAACACATAAATGTAGACTATAATTATGGACTAAAACGAGATCACATTCTCAAATCCGAAACTCTTGAGTGAGAGAAGGCTAGGATTGAAAATCAGGGCATAACCCGGCCTCTTTGCGTCTGCATCATTCAACATATTGACTCGTTGGAGAGTTCTTGTGTTGTTGGAGTAATAGACTAAAATTGAATAGTCCAGCAACATCAAAAGATCACCATCTTTATAGAGGTTAATTGCAGCGACATGTATATTTAGgttataaaaatttgttaaatcaAAACCAATAGTACTCATCTTGTACTCTATAGTCCAAGATTCATCGCGCCTCCATGTTCCCGTTCCGAAAGTGAATACACAATGAAACTCCGCATTATTCCAAACCACCTTATATTGTCCACTTATTTTGCTCACACCGAATCCAAATTGTACCGTCTGATTCGAATTGTAGTAATCAGGGTAACTGAGCTTTGTAAATTGACGAGTGATCAGATTGCATATGTAAATACCATTAACCGATGGTGAGTAGAGAAGAAGCAATGCAtcttaaagatggtaatcgagagaggCGAGGTTAGGGTAACTCATATTGAGAAAGCGTTTGGGAGTAGAAGATCGGTTTTGTATATTTCTGTCTTGTATTACAATAGACTTCATCACCTTATTATATAGGTGTGAGAATTTTCTATCTATGGTAAATACAATCAATCTATTCTAGGAAAATATGTAATGGTATCAATCCTAGTCAATCAAATATTCTTCACCATTAATTCTGTAATCTTCTCG
This window contains:
- the LOC125206676 gene encoding F-box protein At3g07870-like, with amino-acid sequence MERNFFRNLPSEITSNILSRLPIKSIALSKCVCKSWLNLLDSDDFEYKTPPALALLQQMNSIRCSIFDIEDEDEADEEKSHDLHYIPLTDFDIPHENSEQLAAMAANGLLLLHSKLGFSQIPLFICNPITRQYIELWGPEDYILDDDAVVVDDDDDVDPLFCFGFGVSKISGQYKVVCINADTDFHYVYTLGTGTWRRVAAGAASGLGFYTAAHIVCNGNIHWTGSYYSPHALRICGFDLENECFSNFAAPPPPPPVNGRSRLTGELSTLRDCLCYSYTWEDEIVVWSMKEYHVEESWTILYKMSSNGFDFDRASVFGWNYMCVKPVKLFKDGDVLMLLAEKRLIYYSNKTRTIQQVGMFEDAAAKDYVSALIFTPSLFSLKNFGFKNVISF
- the LOC125206677 gene encoding F-box protein CPR1-like, which codes for MASLKLEHIYTLGTGTWRRVEAGAVSGCRFCLGGHIECNGNLHWILYDPKEPLRICGFDIETECFSIFSALMGVGELELIVLKDCLCISYKRENEIVIWLMKEYRVKESWTIEYKMSALCFGFYWKPNFDCEFFFVKRLIYVYNKTRTTIQVGRYEDAAAVYYLAYATISIPSLFSIRSLQCKVLLVRA